A single Gemmatimonadota bacterium DNA region contains:
- a CDS encoding oxidative damage protection protein: protein MARMVHCAKLKEELEGLDFVPFPNELGQRIYDNISKQAWQMWINYSVMVINEYRLNLATTEGQEVYDRHLEEFFFGEGAEMPPGYRPPQTK from the coding sequence ATGGCCCGCATGGTCCACTGCGCCAAGCTCAAAGAGGAACTCGAAGGACTCGATTTCGTCCCCTTCCCCAACGAACTCGGCCAGCGCATCTACGATAACATTTCCAAACAGGCCTGGCAGATGTGGATCAACTATTCGGTCATGGTGATCAACGAGTACCGCCTGAATCTCGCCACGACCGAGGGCCAGGAAGTCTACGACCGGCACCTGGAAGAGTTCTTCTTTGGAGAAGGCGCCGAAATGCCGCCGGGATACCGTCCCCCTCAGACGAAATAA
- a CDS encoding ankyrin repeat domain-containing protein: MPSLPSHPDIRHLRLQAKTLLKSARNGEVHAVDRIRSATGAQRERIVLSDAYHAIALEHGFRSWPHLKIHLEIATRNLDEKREMFLSSAWLWGDLKRAEAVLESAPELVRGDIHAACAAGDMDAVSGILATDPAAATTKGGPKDWTPILHVTWSCFLSKRVDAMVRILELLLRHGADPDSYWVNDDDWKESALYGCVENNCVPAARVLVDAGADPNDNESLYHACEKFNLELLDTVAANGLDAEAVSYCIKHVMDMNWTEGIRWFLDQGADPNAIHPADGETSLHWAVKRNNSAVVIGALLESGADPNAATSTGKSTALGIVGRTPLDFALRLGRGEVAELLRKHGAVPSPMSEYDRFIVACANTDLDVVEQLKDRYLPGLTDDDRTLISHVAQVDNWAAVRLMADLGWSVDARGWMEATPLYWALCKGNSEMVDFLLRRGVSTKPIGGYFQDPIHAVIHCQWYRDDGGYPAALGMLLDHGLGVPEGRYPSGNAAMDAVLSRYIED; this comes from the coding sequence ATGCCGTCCCTGCCTTCTCATCCCGATATACGCCATCTCAGGCTGCAGGCGAAAACGCTGCTGAAGTCCGCGCGCAACGGCGAAGTACACGCCGTCGACAGGATCCGGTCGGCCACCGGCGCGCAGCGTGAACGCATCGTGCTGTCGGACGCCTATCACGCTATCGCCCTGGAACACGGGTTCAGATCCTGGCCCCACCTGAAGATCCACCTCGAAATCGCCACAAGGAACCTGGACGAGAAGCGGGAGATGTTTCTGTCCTCGGCCTGGTTATGGGGCGACCTGAAACGCGCCGAAGCCGTGCTCGAATCGGCGCCGGAACTCGTCCGGGGAGATATCCATGCCGCCTGCGCCGCCGGGGACATGGATGCCGTTTCAGGCATCCTGGCGACCGATCCCGCGGCGGCCACGACGAAGGGCGGCCCGAAGGATTGGACCCCGATCCTCCACGTGACATGGTCCTGTTTCCTTTCCAAGCGTGTCGACGCCATGGTCCGCATCCTGGAACTGCTGCTGCGGCACGGCGCCGATCCGGACAGCTACTGGGTGAACGATGACGATTGGAAGGAGTCGGCCCTCTACGGATGCGTGGAAAACAACTGCGTGCCGGCGGCCCGGGTGCTGGTGGACGCGGGCGCCGACCCCAACGACAACGAATCCCTGTACCACGCCTGCGAGAAGTTCAACCTGGAACTGCTGGATACGGTCGCGGCGAACGGGCTGGACGCGGAAGCCGTTTCCTATTGCATCAAGCATGTCATGGACATGAACTGGACCGAGGGCATCCGGTGGTTTCTCGACCAGGGCGCGGACCCCAATGCTATTCATCCCGCTGACGGGGAAACGTCCCTGCACTGGGCCGTAAAGAGAAACAACTCGGCCGTAGTGATCGGCGCGCTCCTGGAATCCGGCGCGGATCCAAACGCCGCCACCTCGACCGGGAAGAGTACGGCGCTCGGGATCGTCGGCCGGACCCCGCTGGATTTCGCCCTGCGGCTCGGTCGCGGAGAGGTCGCGGAGCTCCTCAGGAAGCATGGCGCCGTGCCGTCCCCCATGTCCGAATACGATCGCTTCATAGTCGCGTGCGCCAATACGGACCTCGATGTCGTGGAGCAGTTGAAAGACCGATATCTGCCCGGCCTGACCGACGACGACCGGACCCTGATCAGCCACGTGGCCCAGGTGGACAACTGGGCCGCGGTCCGTCTCATGGCGGACCTGGGATGGTCCGTGGACGCCCGGGGCTGGATGGAGGCCACGCCGCTGTACTGGGCCCTGTGCAAGGGAAACTCCGAAATGGTCGACTTCCTCCTCCGGCGGGGCGTCTCCACCAAGCCCATCGGCGGGTATTTCCAGGACCCGATCCACGCCGTGATCCACTGCCAGTGGTATCGGGACGACGGCGGGTACCCCGCCGCGCTCGGAATGCTGCTCGACCACGGTCTCGGCGTTCCGGAGGGACGCTATCCCAGCGGCAACGCCGCCATGGACGCGGTGCTGTCGCGGTACATTGAAGACTGA
- a CDS encoding helix-turn-helix domain-containing protein, translating to MIYREFETHADLAPYVQLVWMMESEHEDDHAPRSLIVPDGIVEIVFHYGDPWITTVAGGKRRVQPRSFAVSQMRKYIEIESNGRTGFVSVRFFPWGAYHFFDLPVRGFLDDTVSTATLWPMHYEDLMEKLRTAACGASGAGGAGFASVVQGFLLDRLEEHYKDDAALDEAVKLIRSTGGQLPVEEVGERVDLSRKQLERKFAATVGTTPKTFARISRFLNICHHLGRYRDSTLTRLAHECGYFDQAHFIREFSAFTGFTPKAFFAKNNVSYTEL from the coding sequence ATGATCTATCGGGAATTCGAAACGCACGCAGACCTCGCCCCCTACGTCCAACTCGTTTGGATGATGGAATCCGAGCATGAGGACGACCACGCGCCCAGGTCGCTCATCGTGCCGGACGGCATCGTGGAGATCGTCTTTCACTACGGCGATCCGTGGATCACGACCGTGGCAGGCGGGAAGCGCAGGGTCCAGCCGCGGAGTTTCGCGGTCTCCCAGATGCGCAAGTATATAGAGATCGAGTCCAATGGTCGGACGGGTTTCGTTTCGGTGCGCTTCTTTCCGTGGGGTGCCTACCATTTCTTCGACCTGCCCGTCCGCGGTTTTCTGGATGATACGGTAAGCACCGCGACCCTGTGGCCAATGCATTACGAAGACTTGATGGAGAAACTCCGTACGGCGGCGTGTGGCGCGAGCGGCGCGGGCGGCGCGGGCTTCGCCTCTGTCGTGCAGGGGTTCCTGTTGGACCGGTTGGAGGAGCATTACAAGGATGACGCGGCGCTGGACGAAGCGGTCAAGCTCATCCGGTCCACGGGCGGGCAATTGCCCGTTGAAGAGGTCGGTGAACGCGTCGATCTCTCAAGGAAGCAGCTGGAAAGGAAGTTCGCGGCTACGGTCGGCACGACGCCGAAGACCTTCGCCCGTATCAGCCGGTTCCTGAACATCTGCCATCATCTGGGCAGGTACCGGGACAGTACGCTGACCAGACTGGCCCACGAATGCGGGTACTTCGACCAGGCCCATTTCATCCGGGAATTCAGTGCCTTTACCGGGTTTACGCCTAAGGCCTTTTTTGCAAAAAACAACGTGAGTTACACGGAACTTTAG
- a CDS encoding VOC family protein has translation MKLVPYLAFNGQCEEALEFYRDCLGGSVVNLSRYTKDQDIGMDIPDHMVGQAMHMSIQFGENMLMGSDHIETVPSDTNISLSIDFACVDEQEQAFNAMSSGGEVTMPLQDTFWGSRFGMITDKFGINWMFNCHLNTPEHSS, from the coding sequence GTGAAACTGGTACCCTATCTGGCATTCAATGGTCAATGCGAGGAGGCCCTTGAGTTCTACCGCGATTGTCTGGGCGGTTCAGTCGTGAACTTAAGCCGCTACACCAAAGACCAGGACATCGGCATGGACATTCCCGACCACATGGTGGGTCAGGCCATGCACATGTCCATCCAGTTCGGCGAAAACATGCTCATGGGCTCCGATCATATTGAAACGGTTCCTTCGGACACCAACATCTCGCTCTCGATCGACTTCGCGTGCGTGGATGAACAGGAGCAGGCGTTCAACGCCATGTCCTCTGGCGGCGAAGTGACCATGCCGCTGCAGGATACCTTCTGGGGCTCCCGTTTCGGAATGATCACGGACAAATTCGGCATAAACTGGATGTTCAACTGTCACCTGAACACACCGGAGCATTCGTCATGA
- a CDS encoding ankyrin repeat domain-containing protein: protein MDPLPPRPWPYPVALNDIAAEARELFEAQRTDAEAATVRTARNHPPLDPSTLTPLDARDAVARSYGFPDWTHIEQYFHTVESRSHSPNLEPMPSKPNEGAGYADDFLRLACLTQGAQDHPSRWARARSMLEAHPELSRMSIYTASAAGDVPAVIDFLETSPELAKTSGGPHDWEPLLYVAFSRLDAGTAEHADVEVTRLLLAHGADPNAGYLWAGFPCPYTVLTGVFGEGENGPARCPSHRNCYELAEILIAAGADPNDAQTLYNRMFSRDDEHLRFLFVHGLGKEGERPWHRLLGEQSRGWMSSPADMLAYQLQWAARWNYPDRVRLLVENGADVNRPSNRPDARSPYGEAIYHGNEAIAEYLAACGARTFPLDDLDRFAGACIRGDLDRARALLAHDPLLTEKLGERGNALMENAIGSDNRDAVRLMAEVGFDLNACGMHEAARYGHLDMIKLLIELGVDASHRDGEHGIDAIGHASHYQQDHVTEYLAPFAGIHRAVKSDLLVRVRELLENDPACARERDDAGNTPLHCLDVDNRMEDTEEVLRLLVTHGGDVNARNKAGLTPLDRLERLAGFSRRDDLAELLRGYGGVESDDADSSS from the coding sequence TTGGATCCACTTCCTCCCAGACCATGGCCGTACCCGGTCGCCCTGAACGATATCGCCGCGGAAGCCCGCGAGCTGTTCGAGGCGCAACGGACCGATGCCGAAGCAGCGACGGTTCGGACGGCCCGGAACCATCCCCCACTGGATCCGTCCACCCTCACTCCGCTTGACGCTCGCGACGCCGTGGCCCGAAGCTACGGTTTTCCGGACTGGACCCACATCGAACAGTACTTCCACACCGTCGAAAGCCGTTCGCACAGCCCCAACCTGGAACCCATGCCGTCGAAGCCGAATGAAGGCGCCGGATACGCCGACGATTTCCTCCGCCTCGCCTGTCTGACGCAGGGCGCGCAGGATCACCCGTCGAGGTGGGCAAGGGCCAGGAGCATGCTGGAAGCCCATCCGGAGCTTTCCCGGATGAGTATTTACACCGCCTCTGCAGCCGGTGACGTACCCGCCGTAATCGATTTCCTGGAAACAAGCCCCGAACTTGCGAAGACCTCCGGCGGCCCTCATGACTGGGAACCGCTGCTCTATGTAGCGTTTTCCCGTCTCGACGCCGGAACAGCCGAACATGCGGACGTCGAGGTAACTCGGTTGCTGCTCGCCCATGGCGCCGACCCGAACGCAGGTTATCTGTGGGCCGGATTCCCCTGTCCATACACGGTCCTGACCGGTGTATTCGGCGAAGGGGAAAACGGCCCGGCGAGGTGCCCGTCGCACCGGAACTGCTACGAACTGGCTGAGATCCTGATCGCGGCCGGCGCCGATCCCAACGACGCGCAGACGCTCTACAACCGGATGTTCAGCCGTGACGACGAGCACCTGCGGTTCCTGTTCGTCCACGGACTGGGAAAGGAAGGGGAACGGCCCTGGCACCGGTTACTGGGCGAGCAATCGAGGGGCTGGATGAGTAGTCCGGCGGACATGCTGGCCTATCAACTGCAGTGGGCCGCCCGGTGGAACTATCCGGACCGGGTTCGCCTGCTGGTCGAGAACGGAGCAGACGTAAATCGGCCGTCCAACCGGCCTGATGCGCGCTCCCCTTACGGCGAAGCCATCTACCACGGGAATGAGGCCATTGCCGAGTACCTGGCGGCCTGCGGCGCGCGTACGTTCCCGCTGGACGATCTGGACCGGTTCGCCGGTGCGTGCATCCGTGGAGACCTAGACCGTGCCCGCGCATTGCTGGCCCACGACCCATTACTGACAGAAAAACTCGGCGAACGCGGTAACGCGCTTATGGAAAACGCCATCGGATCGGACAACCGGGACGCGGTCCGGCTGATGGCCGAAGTGGGATTTGATCTGAATGCCTGCGGTATGCACGAAGCGGCCCGGTACGGTCACCTGGACATGATCAAACTGCTGATCGAGCTGGGGGTCGATGCGTCACACCGGGACGGGGAACACGGAATCGACGCGATCGGCCATGCCAGCCACTACCAGCAGGACCACGTAACCGAATATCTGGCACCGTTCGCCGGGATACACCGGGCCGTAAAATCGGATCTGCTGGTACGTGTTCGGGAGCTACTGGAGAATGACCCCGCCTGTGCCCGCGAACGGGACGACGCGGGGAACACGCCGCTGCACTGCCTCGACGTGGATAACAGGATGGAGGATACAGAGGAGGTACTCCGGCTGCTCGTGACACACGGAGGCGATGTCAATGCCAGAAACAAAGCAGGCCTGACACCGCTCGACAGGCTGGAGCGTCTCGCCGGTTTTAGTCGAAGAGACGACCTGGCTGAATTGCTGCGCGGATACGGGGGCGTGGAATCAGACGATGCCGACTCGTCTTCGTAA
- a CDS encoding ankyrin repeat domain-containing protein, whose product MTGTAIIQLPDHPDLERLEAEAEDLLEEGSCQSLPDARLRVAARYGFPDWPKLAAYVGSIGVMGELELAIQADDTDRVSRLLRADPYLIHREGHWVKRRRHNGYRPLAYAAFFGKTGVMKTFIDAGVDIHEGEEMALRAAACFDRNIPAVDMLLGRGADPDASTTSPSGVPYRVIDYPCMTLAPAMLDRLVSAGGTLLPDNAGMILATNERRPVDKAACLCVLQQAGVSLPDTPPMALHLRDGNRLTRHVSGDPHMLDRLFSAEEIFPPDYGIKHPSPYACATPLAGGVTLLHMAVEFCDVEMAVWLLERGADVNAPAGTDHEGYGGWTPLFHAMASLHVPRNFTDMADLLLEHGADPLLRASLRKPTPEGGEYTWRDVTAAEYARRFVYPDLVNQDALRRVTAACG is encoded by the coding sequence ATGACCGGTACCGCCATAATACAACTGCCTGACCACCCCGACCTGGAACGCCTTGAAGCGGAGGCTGAAGACCTTCTCGAGGAAGGTTCCTGCCAATCGCTCCCCGATGCACGGCTGCGGGTCGCCGCGCGGTACGGGTTTCCCGATTGGCCGAAACTGGCGGCCTATGTCGGGTCGATCGGCGTCATGGGGGAACTCGAATTGGCGATTCAGGCGGACGATACCGATCGGGTGAGTCGGTTGCTGCGGGCCGATCCCTACCTGATACACCGGGAAGGGCACTGGGTTAAGCGGCGGCGGCACAACGGTTACCGGCCCCTGGCCTATGCCGCCTTTTTCGGCAAAACCGGAGTCATGAAGACCTTTATAGATGCCGGTGTGGACATACACGAAGGGGAGGAAATGGCCTTGCGGGCGGCGGCGTGTTTCGATCGGAACATCCCCGCCGTCGACATGCTACTCGGCCGCGGCGCGGACCCCGACGCGTCGACGACCTCTCCCTCCGGTGTACCGTACCGGGTGATCGACTATCCCTGCATGACGTTGGCGCCGGCGATGCTCGACCGCCTGGTTTCGGCGGGAGGTACGCTCTTGCCGGACAACGCCGGGATGATCCTGGCGACGAATGAACGCCGGCCCGTAGACAAGGCCGCATGCCTGTGCGTCCTGCAACAGGCTGGGGTATCGCTACCGGATACGCCGCCCATGGCGCTGCATCTCAGGGACGGGAACCGTCTCACGCGGCACGTGAGTGGCGATCCTCACATGCTCGATAGGCTGTTCAGTGCGGAGGAGATCTTCCCGCCGGACTACGGGATCAAGCATCCCTCGCCGTACGCCTGCGCGACCCCCCTTGCCGGTGGCGTAACACTGCTCCACATGGCGGTCGAGTTCTGCGACGTGGAAATGGCCGTGTGGCTGCTCGAACGCGGAGCTGATGTCAATGCGCCTGCCGGTACCGACCACGAGGGGTACGGGGGCTGGACGCCACTATTCCATGCCATGGCCTCTCTGCACGTACCACGTAATTTCACGGACATGGCGGACCTGCTCCTGGAACACGGCGCCGACCCATTGCTGCGCGCGTCCCTTCGCAAACCGACGCCGGAGGGCGGGGAATACACGTGGAGGGATGTGACGGCGGCCGAGTACGCCCGGAGATTCGTCTATCCTGATCTCGTCAACCAGGACGCGCTTCGACGTGTCACGGCCGCGTGCGGCTGA
- a CDS encoding ankyrin repeat domain-containing protein, producing MRTRIGHTASSGQRIGVDQPMDRSNALEIKGKYPDRAARMAFPGKFCGRVHQDACRTGFMICPGLGPDYGRPYYDDRWGDETDWIDGESAWFLFKAGAAGDLVAIEALLDEDPRLVNALHWYAQPVHMAARHGHVDAVQLLLDRGADPGLNIFGPTWASLLEGARERGFVDVTEVLENAMNARFGYDPAFGEIAALVKSDGSADRVETILREQPDLVDRSDEDGNNGVHLGVLNGRKDLIELFLDHGLPIDDRRADGKTPLTLSFDVGFGLDPPDPKLGLTELLLENGAHYAITAACHLGDYEWTVSILEAHPADKHRDAALMSPLSYAVRAGHQRIVQLLLEAGTDEHLVDEALFVAVWHKQTDLVHLLLESGANPNVELDSCGCAAGTNDQVIRDLLIRHGAVYPPSWSLNEDRLCDMVNGKHCRVRDPYLFAQVLESENETLIDSVLADDPEAPGRLDDLQYLPAWGDSAAITGKLVAAGLDPNRRTFDGQTYLHVCARHGWASTARSLIERGASVNVLDEKDGRTPLAVAVAHGQTGMVRLFLENGADPGLADWPWTRPLAIAAEKGEEEIIKLIREYGH from the coding sequence TTGAGAACGAGAATCGGCCATACGGCGTCGAGCGGGCAACGGATCGGCGTCGATCAGCCAATGGATCGGAGCAACGCACTGGAAATCAAGGGAAAGTACCCCGACCGCGCCGCGCGCATGGCGTTTCCCGGGAAGTTCTGTGGACGGGTGCACCAGGACGCCTGCCGAACCGGATTCATGATTTGTCCAGGCCTGGGGCCCGATTACGGCCGTCCGTACTACGACGACCGCTGGGGCGACGAGACCGACTGGATCGACGGCGAATCCGCCTGGTTCCTGTTCAAGGCCGGCGCTGCCGGCGATCTGGTGGCCATTGAGGCGCTCCTCGACGAAGATCCGCGCCTGGTGAACGCTCTGCACTGGTACGCCCAACCGGTACACATGGCCGCGCGCCACGGCCATGTCGATGCCGTGCAGCTGCTGCTCGACCGAGGTGCCGATCCCGGACTCAACATTTTCGGTCCGACCTGGGCGAGTCTCCTCGAAGGCGCCAGGGAACGCGGCTTCGTTGACGTGACAGAAGTCCTTGAAAACGCGATGAACGCCCGTTTTGGCTACGATCCTGCGTTCGGGGAGATCGCCGCGCTGGTGAAAAGCGACGGCAGTGCCGATCGCGTTGAGACGATCCTGAGAGAACAGCCCGACCTTGTTGATCGGTCCGACGAAGATGGCAACAACGGCGTTCACCTGGGCGTACTGAACGGCCGGAAAGACCTGATCGAACTGTTTCTGGACCACGGCCTGCCCATCGATGATCGGCGTGCGGACGGCAAGACCCCGCTGACGCTGTCGTTCGATGTCGGATTCGGACTCGATCCGCCCGATCCGAAACTAGGCCTTACGGAACTCCTGTTGGAGAACGGGGCGCATTACGCCATCACCGCGGCCTGCCACCTGGGCGACTACGAATGGACAGTGTCGATCCTCGAAGCGCATCCCGCCGATAAGCACCGCGATGCCGCGCTGATGTCCCCCCTGTCCTATGCGGTGCGCGCAGGGCACCAACGCATCGTTCAGCTGCTGCTCGAAGCGGGTACCGACGAACACCTTGTAGACGAAGCGCTTTTCGTGGCGGTGTGGCACAAGCAGACGGATTTGGTCCACCTTTTACTCGAAAGTGGCGCCAATCCCAATGTGGAACTGGACTCCTGCGGATGCGCCGCGGGCACGAACGATCAAGTCATAAGGGACCTGCTTATACGCCACGGCGCGGTTTACCCGCCGTCCTGGAGCCTGAATGAAGACAGGCTGTGCGACATGGTGAACGGCAAGCACTGCAGGGTACGAGACCCCTACCTGTTCGCGCAGGTGCTGGAATCAGAAAATGAAACGCTGATAGATTCCGTGCTAGCCGATGATCCCGAAGCGCCCGGACGCCTGGATGATCTTCAATACCTGCCGGCCTGGGGCGACAGCGCCGCGATCACCGGCAAACTGGTCGCGGCGGGCCTGGATCCGAACCGCCGCACCTTCGACGGTCAGACCTACTTACACGTCTGCGCCCGGCATGGCTGGGCATCCACCGCCCGATCCTTGATCGAACGGGGCGCGTCGGTGAACGTACTCGATGAGAAAGATGGCCGCACGCCCCTGGCCGTCGCGGTCGCGCACGGCCAGACCGGCATGGTCCGCCTGTTTCTGGAAAACGGCGCCGACCCCGGCCTGGCCGACTGGCCCTGGACCCGACCACTGGCGATTGCCGCAGAGAAGGGAGAGGAGGAGATCATTAAACTGATCCGGGAGTACGGGCACTGA
- a CDS encoding ankyrin repeat domain-containing protein has product MESGSDEAFLAMFERGDLVAARAFIDSRPRLAGYDGIAAHPLLREFVRRNCGHCYKSTHREIADLLIPERVRAFRDAVMADRIEAVRSGLAEDPRLVHAEFTGGRGIALAIHHWRSVPVGRLLLDGGADVNALTTVGCAGETPLMMQLRFGTLEGARFLLDNGAEPNRGGLKHTPSASMAESLELLVRHGWDINERVDGRTLLHHDVNHGHGKRVRLLLNFGADPNLRDGECRTALHLICARGTGAETIRALVEAGADPDARDHGGRTPLDCAASARGRTAFHALVELGGNTG; this is encoded by the coding sequence ATGGAATCCGGATCTGACGAAGCCTTCCTTGCGATGTTCGAACGCGGGGATCTGGTAGCCGCACGGGCCTTTATCGATAGCCGGCCACGGCTTGCCGGCTACGACGGGATCGCGGCTCACCCACTCCTGCGGGAGTTTGTCCGCCGGAACTGCGGCCACTGCTATAAATCGACCCATAGGGAGATCGCGGACCTGCTGATTCCCGAACGGGTGCGCGCCTTCAGGGATGCCGTGATGGCGGACCGGATCGAAGCGGTCCGGTCCGGGCTGGCGGAAGATCCCAGGCTCGTACATGCCGAATTCACCGGAGGCCGGGGTATCGCCCTGGCGATACATCACTGGCGGTCCGTCCCCGTCGGCAGGCTGCTGCTGGACGGCGGGGCCGACGTGAACGCCCTGACTACCGTGGGGTGCGCCGGCGAAACCCCGCTCATGATGCAATTACGATTCGGCACCCTGGAAGGCGCGCGATTCCTGCTGGATAACGGCGCGGAACCGAACCGGGGCGGACTCAAGCATACACCGAGCGCATCGATGGCTGAGAGCCTCGAACTGCTGGTCCGGCACGGCTGGGACATCAACGAGCGGGTGGACGGTCGCACCCTCCTGCACCACGACGTCAATCACGGACACGGCAAGCGGGTCCGTTTGCTCCTGAATTTCGGGGCCGATCCCAACCTTCGGGATGGTGAATGCCGTACCGCGCTGCACCTGATCTGCGCGAGAGGGACGGGAGCAGAAACGATCCGCGCGTTGGTCGAAGCCGGCGCCGACCCGGACGCGCGGGACCATGGGGGCAGAACGCCCCTGGACTGTGCCGCTTCCGCGCGGGGCCGGACGGCGTTCCACGCGCTCGTTGAACTTGGCGGCAACACCGGTTGA
- a CDS encoding aminotransferase class V-fold PLP-dependent enzyme — translation MGVYEELGIRPFINAADHYTRYGGSIMWPCAVEAMVEASRQYVNLFEMQTRVGEAIAELTGNEAAYVSCGAAGGIALAVAACMAGTDPERIEQLPDSTGMKNEVIVHRCARFYEDIAIQVPGATIVEMGDEHGATEAQLAACINERTAAVLTLSPWGRMLPIDRIVRIAHARGVPVLVDAAFSIPPKANFRYFTRELGVDAIIASGGKAIRGPQTTGLVFGKKSLVEACAAHGNPNRAIGRTMKVGKEELAGIYAAVKFIMERDEDAVSGEVNRMGLDIRQGLSRSPLVKSVKRSGDVVSIDIDLERPGWSDQEFERLLLDGDPSIVTWCRNGRFRVKLGTLQPGEVDRVIRRLRELLCD, via the coding sequence ATGGGCGTTTACGAGGAACTGGGCATCCGTCCGTTCATCAATGCCGCGGATCATTACACGCGGTACGGCGGGTCGATCATGTGGCCCTGCGCGGTGGAAGCCATGGTCGAGGCGTCCCGCCAGTACGTCAACCTGTTCGAGATGCAGACCCGGGTCGGCGAGGCCATCGCGGAATTGACCGGTAACGAAGCCGCGTACGTGAGCTGCGGCGCCGCGGGCGGAATCGCGTTGGCGGTCGCGGCCTGCATGGCCGGCACGGATCCGGAAAGGATCGAACAACTGCCCGATTCGACGGGCATGAAGAACGAAGTCATCGTGCACCGGTGCGCGCGGTTTTACGAGGACATCGCCATCCAGGTCCCCGGTGCGACGATCGTGGAAATGGGCGACGAGCACGGCGCCACGGAAGCACAGCTCGCCGCCTGCATCAACGAGCGCACGGCCGCGGTGTTGACCCTGTCGCCGTGGGGCCGCATGCTGCCCATCGACCGGATCGTCCGCATCGCCCATGCCCGCGGCGTACCGGTCCTCGTGGATGCCGCCTTCAGCATACCGCCCAAGGCCAATTTCCGGTACTTCACCCGCGAACTGGGCGTCGATGCCATCATCGCCAGTGGGGGTAAGGCGATCCGCGGCCCCCAGACCACCGGGCTCGTCTTCGGAAAGAAGTCCCTCGTGGAAGCATGCGCCGCCCACGGAAATCCCAACCGGGCCATCGGCCGTACCATGAAGGTCGGAAAAGAAGAGCTGGCCGGCATCTACGCGGCGGTGAAGTTCATCATGGAAAGGGACGAGGACGCAGTCAGCGGGGAAGTCAACCGGATGGGGCTGGATATCCGCCAGGGGTTGTCCCGCTCACCCCTGGTGAAGTCGGTCAAGCGCAGCGGAGACGTGGTATCGATTGACATCGACCTCGAGCGGCCAGGCTGGTCGGACCAGGAGTTCGAACGGCTGCTGCTCGACGGCGATCCCTCTATCGTGACCTGGTGCAGAAACGGTCGCTTCCGGGTGAAACTCGGTACGCTGCAACCGGGCGAGGTGGACCGGGTGATCCGGCGGCTGCGGGAACTGTTATGCGACTGA